From one Amycolatopsis sp. FDAARGOS 1241 genomic stretch:
- a CDS encoding TetR/AcrR family transcriptional regulator → MPRVSQDHLDARRRQILDGSRVCFARYGYEGATVRRLEEATGLSRGAIFHHFRDKESLFLALAEDDAVRMADVVAEQGLVQVMRELLAGDSEHPADWLGTRLEVSRRLRTDPEFRARWAERSEQLTTATRERLTRQREAGNLRDDVDVDVLTAFLELVLEGLVSHLAMGLPGDDLGPVLDLVEETVRRHRPGATR, encoded by the coding sequence ATGCCACGGGTCAGCCAGGATCACCTCGACGCACGCCGGCGCCAGATCCTCGACGGTTCGCGCGTGTGCTTCGCCCGCTACGGGTACGAGGGTGCCACAGTTCGCCGCCTCGAAGAGGCCACGGGGCTCTCGCGCGGGGCGATCTTCCACCACTTCCGCGACAAGGAGTCGCTGTTCCTCGCCCTCGCCGAGGACGACGCGGTGCGGATGGCCGACGTCGTGGCCGAGCAGGGCCTCGTGCAGGTCATGCGTGAGCTGCTCGCCGGCGACAGCGAGCACCCCGCCGACTGGCTCGGCACGCGCCTGGAGGTCTCGCGCCGCCTGCGGACCGACCCGGAGTTCCGCGCGCGCTGGGCCGAGCGCTCCGAGCAGCTGACCACCGCGACCCGCGAACGCCTCACGCGCCAGCGCGAAGCGGGCAACCTGCGCGACGACGTGGACGTCGACGTGCTCACCGCGTTCCTCGAACTCGTCCTCGAAGGCCTGGTCTCGCACTTGGCGATGGGCCTGCCCGGCGACGACCTCGGCCCGGTGCTCGACCTGGTCGAGGAGACCGTCCGCCGGCACCGGCCCGGCGCCACCCGATAG
- a CDS encoding 3-methyladenine DNA glycosylase — protein sequence MTGPVVLAEPQWRARERAHVQRMRAWIAPHQERRARGEKHPVLDFLFTYYSYRPGHLERWQPGPGVVLAGPGARRFLDRPAYVETDDGVTLDPAAFTGRRVSTAEFVLRLLDATASRSPRLSCFGLHEWAMVYGEPAAEVRHSQVPLRLGSAGTDRVVEALEIRCGHFDAFRFFTPPARQRNTLEPARENQVEFEQPGCLHANMDLFKWAYKLDPFVPAELVADCFELAADIRELDMRASPYDLAGYGYSAVRIETPEGRAEYARAQGAFARRAAPLRARLIEHCRHLLGGNR from the coding sequence ATGACCGGGCCGGTCGTGCTCGCCGAGCCGCAGTGGCGGGCCCGGGAACGGGCCCACGTCCAGCGGATGCGGGCGTGGATCGCCCCGCACCAGGAGCGCCGGGCGCGGGGCGAGAAGCACCCGGTGCTCGACTTCCTGTTCACGTACTACTCGTACCGGCCCGGTCACCTCGAGCGCTGGCAACCGGGCCCGGGCGTGGTGCTCGCCGGCCCGGGCGCGCGCCGGTTCCTCGACCGGCCCGCCTATGTCGAGACCGACGACGGCGTGACGCTCGACCCGGCCGCGTTCACCGGCCGCCGCGTGAGCACCGCGGAGTTCGTGCTGCGGCTGCTCGACGCCACCGCGTCGCGCTCGCCGCGCCTGAGCTGCTTCGGGCTGCACGAGTGGGCGATGGTCTACGGCGAACCCGCGGCGGAGGTGCGCCACTCGCAGGTACCGCTGCGCCTGGGCTCGGCCGGGACCGACCGCGTGGTGGAGGCGCTGGAGATCCGCTGCGGCCACTTCGACGCCTTCCGGTTCTTCACCCCGCCCGCGCGGCAGCGCAACACGCTCGAGCCGGCGCGCGAGAACCAGGTCGAGTTCGAGCAGCCGGGCTGCCTGCACGCCAACATGGATCTGTTCAAGTGGGCTTACAAGCTCGACCCGTTCGTCCCAGCCGAGCTGGTGGCCGACTGCTTCGAGCTCGCGGCCGACATCCGCGAACTCGACATGCGGGCGAGCCCGTATGATCTTGCCGGGTACGGCTACTCGGCCGTCCGCATCGAGACACCGGAGGGTCGGGCGGAGTACGCCCGTGCGCAGGGCGCTTTCGCGCGCCGCGCGGCACCGTTGCGAGCTCGGCTGATCGAGCACTGCCGTCACCTGCTCGGCGGCAATAGGTGA
- a CDS encoding Glu/Leu/Phe/Val dehydrogenase, with protein sequence MLPQNAEPLMRLTWTDPVTGAHGYLVVHSLVSGVATGGTRMRAGCTMGEVEDLARGMANKTATFNLPVGGAKGGLDFDPKDPRAFGVLTRFCEFLRPWLDACWVTAEDLGVPQHLIDLVFEKLGLEQSYHAAIHRSADPARTLRRVQAGLNAPVPGGLLLGDVIGGYGVAQACLGAAAAWGWDSGETTVAIQGIGTMGGGAAWYLHEAGVKVVAVADAAGTLHDPAGLDIPALLELRDRFGEVDRTRLPEGVRTLPREAIVSTDADILVPAAISYALHVDNENLVKAKVVVEAANAATTPEAEAALSARGVAVIPDFVANAGAAAWAWWLLLGEVGADPADSFLRLRTEMQAKVALLLAEWHLDRVPPRVTGLRLAEETRAARAADAQADEGAPALLIP encoded by the coding sequence ATGCTTCCGCAGAACGCCGAACCGTTGATGAGGCTGACGTGGACCGACCCCGTCACCGGCGCGCACGGCTACCTGGTCGTGCACAGCCTCGTGTCCGGCGTCGCCACGGGTGGCACGCGGATGCGGGCGGGCTGCACCATGGGCGAGGTCGAGGACCTCGCGCGCGGGATGGCGAACAAGACGGCCACGTTCAACCTCCCGGTCGGCGGCGCCAAGGGCGGCCTCGACTTCGACCCCAAGGACCCGCGGGCCTTCGGTGTGCTCACGCGGTTCTGCGAGTTCCTGCGCCCGTGGCTCGACGCCTGCTGGGTGACGGCCGAGGACCTCGGCGTGCCGCAGCACCTCATCGACTTGGTGTTCGAGAAGCTCGGGCTCGAGCAGTCCTACCACGCCGCGATCCACCGTTCGGCCGACCCGGCGCGCACACTGCGCCGCGTGCAGGCGGGCCTCAACGCCCCCGTGCCGGGCGGGCTGCTGCTGGGTGACGTGATCGGCGGTTACGGCGTCGCGCAGGCCTGCCTCGGCGCCGCGGCCGCGTGGGGCTGGGACAGCGGCGAGACGACCGTCGCGATCCAGGGCATCGGCACCATGGGTGGTGGCGCCGCCTGGTACCTGCACGAAGCGGGCGTGAAGGTGGTCGCGGTGGCCGACGCCGCCGGCACCCTGCACGATCCGGCGGGTCTGGACATCCCGGCGCTGCTGGAGCTGCGCGACCGCTTCGGCGAGGTGGACCGCACAAGGCTGCCCGAGGGCGTGCGCACGCTGCCGCGCGAAGCGATCGTCTCGACCGACGCCGACATCCTCGTGCCCGCCGCGATCTCGTACGCGCTGCACGTGGACAACGAGAACCTCGTGAAGGCCAAGGTCGTCGTGGAAGCCGCCAATGCCGCCACGACCCCGGAGGCCGAGGCCGCTCTGTCCGCCCGCGGCGTCGCGGTGATCCCCGATTTCGTCGCGAACGCGGGCGCCGCGGCCTGGGCGTGGTGGCTGCTGCTTGGCGAGGTGGGCGCCGACCCGGCCGACTCGTTCCTGCGGCTGCGCACGGAGATGCAGGCGAAGGTGGCACTGCTGCTGGCCGAGTGGCACCTCGACCGCGTCCCGCCTCGCGTCACCGGCCTGCGGCTGGCCGAGGAGACGCGCGCCGCGAGGGCCGCGGACGCCCAGGCGGACGAGGGCGCGCCGGCGCTGCTCATCCCGTAG
- a CDS encoding WXG100 family type VII secretion target, which translates to MDGKQIYDNFRNGNTSGLRAAATQVQQLSSAYLERAQSIKDLQDRMAKSWQGDAADAANAGAGPLEKAFANTADPLDMTNASVEMQAGSFEESSHAVVEVPPKPDKPNPWTTGLKAAIPIAGPFMAAHDQNSYQDKLNEYNAANDTNVRVMDQYNGVTTSTKSVLPTQYGTLESDGAAIRLSTPAPSGQVTLPGGGGTTTPGTSTAGTTTDHTAATGVQTTGTATSTPPGTGNHATGNHATTGGHDTSSTGGPHAGGAHDPAGTTTAQSSTGGTDTLPPPGTRVLGGPDQPFGPGRPGGTLFVPDTGATSVPGPAGLVGGSPESSPGRGVAGGRPGGAGEPGGSRGGAGARSGARGPKGVAAEEAAAARGASAGRGGPMGSASGAGRRGEEEEDAEHRRPDYLVEADPDALFGTDQRTIPPVIGE; encoded by the coding sequence GTGGACGGCAAGCAGATCTACGACAACTTCAGAAACGGCAACACCTCGGGGCTGCGTGCCGCGGCCACGCAGGTGCAGCAGCTGTCTTCGGCGTACCTGGAGCGGGCGCAGAGCATCAAGGATCTCCAGGACCGCATGGCGAAGTCGTGGCAGGGCGACGCGGCCGACGCCGCCAACGCCGGCGCGGGACCGCTGGAGAAGGCGTTCGCGAACACGGCGGACCCGCTCGACATGACCAACGCGTCGGTCGAAATGCAGGCCGGCAGCTTCGAGGAGTCGAGCCACGCGGTGGTCGAGGTGCCGCCGAAGCCGGACAAGCCCAACCCGTGGACGACGGGGCTGAAGGCTGCCATCCCGATCGCCGGGCCGTTCATGGCGGCCCACGACCAGAACTCCTACCAGGACAAGCTGAACGAGTACAACGCCGCCAACGACACGAACGTGCGCGTGATGGACCAGTACAACGGGGTCACCACGAGCACGAAGTCGGTGCTGCCGACGCAGTACGGCACGCTCGAGTCCGACGGCGCGGCCATTAGGCTGTCGACGCCGGCGCCGTCGGGGCAGGTGACCCTCCCCGGCGGCGGGGGAACGACGACGCCGGGCACCTCGACGGCCGGCACGACGACGGACCACACCGCGGCGACCGGCGTCCAGACCACCGGCACCGCGACGTCCACGCCCCCCGGCACCGGAAACCACGCCACTGGCAACCACGCCACCACGGGCGGGCACGACACGAGCAGCACCGGAGGTCCGCACGCCGGGGGCGCGCACGACCCGGCCGGCACCACGACGGCGCAGAGCAGCACCGGCGGCACCGACACGCTCCCGCCGCCCGGCACGCGGGTGCTGGGCGGTCCGGACCAGCCGTTCGGGCCCGGCCGCCCGGGTGGCACGCTCTTCGTCCCGGACACCGGAGCGACGTCCGTTCCCGGTCCGGCCGGGCTGGTCGGCGGCAGCCCGGAAAGCTCGCCGGGGCGCGGGGTGGCCGGCGGCCGGCCCGGCGGTGCGGGGGAGCCGGGTGGCTCGCGCGGTGGCGCCGGCGCACGGTCCGGCGCCCGTGGTCCGAAGGGGGTCGCCGCCGAGGAAGCGGCCGCGGCGCGAGGAGCGTCGGCGGGCCGGGGCGGGCCGATGGGATCCGCGAGTGGGGCCGGCCGTCGCGGGGAAGAGGAGGAGGACGCCGAACACCGCCGTCCCGACTACCTCGTCGAAGCCGACCCCGACGCCCTCTTCGGCACCGACCAGCGGACGATCCCGCCGGTCATCGGCGAGTGA
- a CDS encoding substrate-binding domain-containing protein gives MGRHSLAEEPVPHPLDPPKRPQGRSETTGSHRIVAAKAPRRRIAKWPLACLGLVILVAVGVFGWNYADSVLNNRAEAQAATCTGTRTTVRVVVTPQIAQPVDTAAARWNSDLTQSHGACVHVDVESKPSADVLNALTGKTDVATIGGLPDGWIPESSYWITQLTNAKPALIGAPPMSIGSGKPADYPFVGLVGSSLGGPATDENQQRATQTFRAYLKEPAQLAAFAAAGIRAA, from the coding sequence ATGGGGCGACACAGCCTGGCCGAAGAGCCGGTGCCGCACCCTCTCGATCCGCCGAAGCGCCCCCAGGGCCGCAGCGAGACGACCGGTTCCCACCGCATCGTCGCCGCGAAGGCTCCGCGCCGCCGGATCGCCAAGTGGCCCCTCGCCTGCCTGGGACTCGTCATCCTGGTCGCGGTCGGTGTCTTCGGCTGGAACTACGCCGACAGCGTCCTGAACAACCGCGCCGAGGCCCAGGCCGCCACGTGCACCGGAACGCGCACGACCGTGCGGGTCGTCGTCACCCCGCAGATCGCCCAACCGGTCGACACCGCCGCGGCCCGCTGGAACTCCGACCTCACGCAGAGCCACGGCGCGTGCGTGCACGTCGACGTCGAGAGCAAGCCCTCCGCCGACGTGCTCAACGCCCTGACGGGCAAAACCGACGTCGCGACCATCGGCGGCCTGCCCGACGGCTGGATCCCCGAGTCGTCGTACTGGATCACGCAGCTCACGAACGCGAAGCCGGCGCTCATCGGCGCGCCGCCGATGTCGATCGGCTCCGGCAAGCCCGCCGACTACCCGTTCGTGGGTCTGGTGGGCTCATCGCTCGGCGGGCCGGCGACCGACGAGAACCAGCAGCGCGCCACGCAGACCTTCCGCGCGTACCTCAAGGAACCTGCGCAGCTGGCGGCCTTCGCGGCGGCCGGCATCCGCGCGGCCTGA
- a CDS encoding aldo/keto reductase, with product MANPPLLTLNNSVPIPQLGFGVYQVRAAQAEKVVAAAIEAGYRSIDTATLYGNEAEVGAAVRASGLPREELFVTTKVWNDSHGYDSTLRAFDRSAAQLGLEQVDLYLIHWPQPRLDRYVETWRALERLYRDGRVRAIGVSNFGIPQLRRLLDETDVVPAVNQVELHPWLQQLPLRTFHAEYGIATEAWSPLARGRLLGERVLTSLAAKYGKSPAQLVLRWHLQQGIIAIPKSVTPSRIQENFAVFDFELADDDLVALAELDEGRRTGADPEAFG from the coding sequence ATGGCCAACCCGCCCCTGCTCACCCTGAACAACTCCGTGCCGATCCCGCAGCTCGGGTTCGGCGTCTACCAGGTCCGCGCCGCGCAGGCGGAGAAGGTCGTCGCGGCGGCGATCGAAGCAGGTTACCGCAGCATCGACACCGCCACTCTCTACGGCAACGAGGCCGAGGTCGGCGCGGCCGTCCGCGCGTCGGGCCTGCCACGGGAAGAGCTGTTCGTGACCACCAAGGTGTGGAACGACTCTCACGGCTACGACAGCACCCTGCGCGCCTTCGACCGGAGTGCGGCCCAACTCGGGCTCGAGCAGGTCGACCTCTACCTCATCCACTGGCCGCAGCCGCGGCTGGATCGCTACGTCGAGACCTGGCGCGCGCTGGAGCGGCTCTACCGCGACGGCCGCGTGCGTGCGATCGGGGTGTCGAACTTCGGCATCCCGCAGCTGCGGCGGCTGCTCGACGAGACCGACGTGGTTCCGGCCGTGAACCAGGTGGAGCTGCACCCGTGGTTGCAGCAGCTGCCGCTGCGCACCTTCCACGCCGAGTACGGGATCGCCACCGAGGCGTGGAGCCCGCTCGCGCGCGGGCGGCTGCTGGGCGAGCGCGTGCTCACCTCGCTCGCGGCGAAGTACGGCAAGTCGCCGGCTCAGCTGGTGCTGCGCTGGCACCTGCAGCAGGGGATCATCGCCATCCCGAAGTCGGTGACGCCCTCGCGGATCCAAGAGAACTTCGCGGTGTTCGACTTCGAGCTCGCCGACGACGACCTCGTCGCGCTGGCCGAGCTCGACGAAGGCCGCCGCACGGGCGCCGACCCCGAAGCGTTCGGCTGA
- a CDS encoding helix-turn-helix domain-containing protein: MTTSVKAPTRRAVGELLREWRDRRRISQLDLAIAADVSTRHLSFVETGRSQPSREMVLRLGEHLDVPLRERNRLLLAAGYAPAYGESELTAPELTAVRDAVRQLLTGHDPYPAAVVDRGWNLVDANSSLGLLVEGVAPDLLAAPVNVLRATLHPDGMAPRILNLGEWRAHLLGRLRRQVESTADAELAELLAELRGYPCDQPVPEVEMPGPGDIFVPLRYVHRGTELTFFSTVATFGTPLDVTVAELVIESFYPADPGTARYLRSREG, from the coding sequence GTGACGACTTCGGTGAAGGCCCCCACGCGGCGCGCGGTCGGCGAGCTCCTGCGGGAGTGGCGCGACCGGCGCCGCATCAGCCAGCTCGACCTCGCTATCGCGGCGGACGTCTCCACGCGCCACCTGAGCTTCGTCGAGACCGGTCGGTCCCAGCCGAGCCGCGAGATGGTGCTGCGCCTCGGCGAGCACCTCGACGTCCCGCTGCGCGAACGCAACCGGCTCCTGCTCGCGGCCGGCTACGCGCCCGCGTACGGCGAGAGCGAGCTGACCGCGCCGGAGCTGACGGCGGTGCGTGACGCGGTCCGGCAGCTGCTCACCGGCCACGACCCGTACCCCGCGGCCGTCGTCGACCGCGGCTGGAACCTGGTCGATGCCAACAGCAGCCTCGGCCTGCTCGTCGAGGGGGTGGCACCGGACTTGCTGGCCGCCCCGGTCAACGTCCTGCGGGCCACGCTGCACCCCGACGGCATGGCGCCGCGCATCCTGAACCTGGGGGAGTGGCGCGCCCACCTGCTCGGCCGGCTGCGCCGGCAGGTCGAGAGCACCGCCGACGCCGAGCTCGCCGAACTGCTCGCGGAACTGCGCGGGTACCCGTGCGATCAGCCCGTGCCGGAGGTCGAGATGCCCGGGCCCGGCGACATCTTCGTCCCGCTGCGCTACGTGCACCGCGGCACCGAGCTGACGTTCTTCAGCACCGTGGCCACTTTCGGTACGCCGCTCGACGTCACCGTGGCCGAACTGGTCATCGAGTCGTTCTACCCCGCGGACCCCGGGACGGCGCGGTACCTGCGCTCGCGGGAGGGCTGA
- a CDS encoding DUF3558 domain-containing protein — MTVAEFARPAALGCAVVLGSAVLVACSAATGGAAQPAAVSASSPANSGAPDPAVARVDHPLDVSAYVGDPCRTVPPSVLAPLGYSSPGEPHTAAAADTSAGPYCGWLIGAGGLSVQVGLLTGNRDRGIGGLSGLYQGKAAGQVGFLAPAPAVAGYPAVYTGLRDRRAQGDCGLDVGIADDLVFSVAALGYQGEQDSCHVAETVAAAVVGTLKGA; from the coding sequence GTGACCGTGGCCGAGTTCGCTCGACCGGCGGCCCTCGGGTGCGCCGTGGTCCTCGGTTCGGCTGTGCTCGTCGCGTGCTCCGCCGCGACCGGGGGCGCCGCACAGCCCGCGGCGGTGTCGGCGAGTTCCCCGGCGAACTCCGGCGCGCCGGATCCCGCTGTTGCGCGGGTCGACCACCCGCTGGACGTGTCCGCGTATGTGGGCGACCCGTGCCGGACCGTGCCACCCTCGGTGCTCGCGCCCCTGGGATACAGCAGCCCCGGCGAGCCGCACACCGCGGCCGCCGCGGACACCTCCGCCGGCCCGTACTGCGGCTGGCTGATCGGCGCCGGGGGACTGAGCGTCCAAGTGGGACTGCTCACCGGCAACCGCGATCGCGGCATCGGTGGGCTTTCGGGCCTGTACCAGGGCAAAGCCGCCGGGCAGGTCGGGTTCCTCGCACCCGCGCCCGCGGTCGCCGGGTACCCCGCCGTCTACACGGGACTGCGGGACCGCCGTGCGCAGGGCGACTGCGGCCTCGACGTCGGCATCGCCGACGACCTCGTCTTCTCGGTCGCCGCGCTGGGGTACCAGGGCGAGCAGGATTCCTGCCACGTCGCGGAAACCGTGGCGGCCGCCGTCGTCGGCACACTCAAGGGGGCTTAG
- a CDS encoding TIGR03086 family metal-binding protein, whose translation MLNVPVHLLDAHARALEVFDRAVHETGPADWRRATPCAGWSVRDLVNHLVAEQLWAPLLLDGATLDDVGDRFDGDVLGDDPVAAWETAAAAAREAWVAPGVLQRTVHVSFGLIPAEEYGWQMVLDLAVHGWDLAMALGKPNPVPSDLAAHLLEVLRPMVDDWQGIGLFDPPVAVGRGASAATRLVALLGRRPR comes from the coding sequence GTGTTGAATGTGCCCGTGCACCTCCTCGACGCCCACGCGCGAGCCCTCGAAGTGTTCGACCGGGCCGTGCACGAAACCGGCCCCGCCGACTGGCGGCGCGCCACCCCGTGCGCCGGGTGGTCCGTCCGCGACCTGGTCAACCATCTCGTGGCCGAACAGCTGTGGGCGCCGTTGCTGCTCGACGGTGCCACTTTGGACGACGTCGGCGACCGCTTCGACGGCGACGTGCTCGGCGACGACCCGGTCGCGGCGTGGGAGACGGCCGCCGCGGCCGCGCGCGAAGCGTGGGTCGCGCCGGGCGTGCTGCAGCGCACCGTGCACGTCTCCTTCGGACTGATCCCCGCCGAAGAGTACGGCTGGCAGATGGTGCTCGACCTCGCGGTGCACGGCTGGGACCTCGCGATGGCGCTCGGCAAGCCCAACCCGGTGCCGTCCGACCTGGCCGCGCACCTGCTCGAGGTGCTGCGTCCGATGGTCGACGACTGGCAGGGCATCGGCCTGTTCGACCCGCCGGTCGCGGTGGGCCGCGGCGCGAGCGCGGCGACGCGGCTGGTCGCACTGCTGGGCCGCCGGCCGCGCTGA
- a CDS encoding hemolysin family protein, which produces MTHVLLSVLGVFLFVLLTIGTGLAVAAEFSLTALERSTVEADVRQNGDRRSLAVQKAHRTLSFQLSGAQVAITLTTLVTGYLAEPLIGELVRPLFDSVGFSTAVAAGISVVVALVLATFLSMILGEMVPKNIAIARPLITARAVTGYHSKFSALFRWLITLMNNSANFVVRKFGVEPQEELRSARSPQELGSIVRSSAESGKLDTSTAELLDRSLRFGERTAEELMTPRVQVESLTVDDTINDLIEISRRTGFSRFPVYREDLDDVQGAVHVKQVFAVAADERATVPIASVMRPVPTVPESLSGDDLLNRLRDSRYQLALVVDEYGGTAGLVTLEDVVEEIIGDVRDEHDEREAPASQQVGSDSWLVSGQLRSDEVSEVTGFRMPDGDYETIAGLILERLGRIPAEGDAAVVDGWRLTVTCMDRHRIAEVEVRPVEPVAEPQTAGHEVIA; this is translated from the coding sequence ATGACCCACGTCCTGCTCTCCGTCCTCGGCGTGTTCCTGTTCGTCCTGCTCACGATCGGCACCGGCCTCGCCGTCGCCGCGGAGTTCTCGCTCACCGCGCTTGAGCGCAGCACGGTCGAGGCCGACGTCCGCCAGAACGGCGACCGCCGCTCGCTCGCGGTGCAGAAGGCCCACCGCACGCTGAGCTTCCAGCTCTCCGGCGCGCAGGTCGCGATCACGCTGACCACGCTGGTCACCGGTTATCTGGCCGAGCCGCTCATCGGCGAGCTCGTGCGCCCGCTCTTCGACTCGGTGGGGTTCTCCACCGCCGTCGCCGCCGGCATCTCGGTGGTCGTCGCGCTGGTCCTGGCCACGTTCCTGTCGATGATCCTCGGCGAGATGGTGCCGAAGAACATCGCGATCGCGCGCCCGCTGATCACGGCTCGCGCCGTCACCGGCTACCACTCGAAGTTTTCGGCGCTGTTCCGCTGGCTCATCACGCTGATGAACAACAGCGCCAACTTCGTGGTGCGCAAGTTCGGTGTGGAGCCGCAGGAAGAACTGCGGTCGGCGCGCTCCCCGCAGGAGCTCGGCTCGATCGTGCGCTCCAGCGCCGAGAGCGGGAAGCTCGACACGTCCACGGCGGAGCTGCTGGACCGGTCGCTGCGCTTCGGCGAGCGCACCGCGGAGGAACTGATGACCCCGCGGGTGCAGGTTGAGTCGCTGACCGTCGACGACACGATCAACGACCTCATCGAGATCTCGCGCCGCACCGGGTTCTCGCGGTTCCCCGTGTACCGCGAGGACCTCGACGATGTGCAGGGCGCCGTGCACGTCAAGCAGGTGTTCGCCGTCGCGGCCGACGAACGCGCGACCGTCCCCATCGCCTCGGTGATGCGCCCGGTCCCGACCGTGCCCGAATCGCTCTCGGGCGACGACCTGCTCAACCGCCTGCGCGACTCGCGCTACCAGCTCGCCCTCGTCGTCGACGAATACGGCGGCACGGCGGGACTCGTGACGCTCGAGGACGTGGTCGAGGAGATCATCGGCGACGTCCGCGACGAGCACGACGAGCGCGAAGCCCCGGCCTCGCAACAGGTCGGCTCCGACAGCTGGCTGGTGTCCGGCCAGCTGCGCTCGGACGAGGTCAGCGAGGTCACCGGGTTCCGCATGCCCGACGGCGACTACGAGACCATCGCCGGCCTGATCCTGGAGCGGCTCGGCCGCATCCCCGCCGAGGGTGACGCGGCCGTGGTCGACGGCTGGCGGCTCACCGTCACGTGCATGGACCGGCACCGGATCGCCGAGGTCGAGGTGCGGCCCGTCGAGCCGGTGGCCGAACCGCAGACCGCCGGGCACGAGGTGATCGCGTGA
- a CDS encoding ESX secretion-associated protein EspG translates to MPLEALAALAEREQVGSLHVTLRPEPVWLSDLEREEAAKRIDAALAEAGLVDARGRATVAFLDWLPLLARPAREYYGWVSVDGRTYGVLVAAGGLQAVLAVSDGEQVGVQEIDRQRLVETFVEQLPHVGAGGGSPRSVRVSDLADAARGGDDADAPAPALADLVRLVQRPVHGSGELYAARRDEVGRRVCLAAPLHYADTDWGRYFSYTTGVGADAVIHLGPAAPADLCRTLRELATELD, encoded by the coding sequence GTGCCTCTCGAGGCGCTCGCGGCGCTGGCCGAACGCGAGCAGGTGGGCTCGTTGCACGTGACCCTGCGGCCCGAGCCCGTGTGGCTGTCCGACCTCGAACGCGAGGAAGCGGCCAAGCGCATCGACGCCGCGCTCGCCGAAGCCGGCCTCGTCGACGCGCGTGGCCGCGCCACCGTCGCGTTCCTCGACTGGCTGCCGCTGCTGGCCCGGCCCGCCCGGGAGTACTACGGGTGGGTTTCCGTCGACGGGCGCACCTACGGCGTGCTCGTCGCGGCCGGCGGGTTGCAGGCCGTGCTCGCGGTGTCCGACGGCGAGCAGGTGGGTGTGCAGGAGATCGACCGGCAGCGGCTGGTCGAGACCTTCGTCGAGCAGCTCCCGCACGTCGGTGCGGGCGGCGGAAGCCCGCGTTCGGTCCGGGTTTCCGACCTCGCGGACGCCGCCCGCGGCGGCGATGACGCGGACGCGCCGGCGCCGGCGCTCGCCGACCTCGTCAGGCTGGTGCAGCGCCCCGTTCACGGCAGCGGTGAGCTGTACGCCGCCCGCCGCGACGAAGTGGGCCGCCGCGTGTGCCTGGCGGCGCCGCTGCACTACGCCGACACGGACTGGGGCCGCTACTTCAGCTACACCACCGGTGTCGGCGCGGACGCCGTGATCCATCTCGGCCCCGCCGCGCCGGCCGACCTGTGCCGGACGCTGCGCGAACTGGCCACCGAACTGGACTGA
- a CDS encoding hemolysin family protein, with protein MNDWLNIALVVVLLLANAFFVGAEFTLISSRRDRLEALLEQGKTRAKIVIGASMHVSRMLAGAQLGITICSLLLGRLGEPAVAHRLSGFFDLLGLPQQVLHPVSFAIALAFITMLHVLVGEMVPKNLAIAEPERLALWLVPAHVAWVKLANPVIWFLNFVANSILRLVKVEPKDELETAYTSDELAELLSESRREGLLDQSEHQRLSQTLSSVAKTVSDVLVPTAQLTTLPCGPTLGDVERAVSSTGFSRFPVCTDDGTLTGYIHVKDVLDLVGQSPDTSVPDSKTRPLTELRADARLDVALSAMRKEGSHLARALDAAGHAVGVVALEDLVEEYVGTVRDGTHVMA; from the coding sequence GTGAACGACTGGCTGAACATCGCCCTCGTCGTGGTGCTGCTGCTGGCGAACGCGTTCTTCGTCGGCGCCGAGTTCACCCTGATCTCCTCGCGCCGCGACCGGCTGGAAGCGTTGCTGGAACAGGGGAAGACGCGCGCGAAGATCGTGATCGGCGCGAGCATGCACGTGTCGCGCATGCTCGCCGGCGCGCAGCTGGGCATCACCATCTGCTCGCTGCTGCTGGGCCGGCTGGGCGAACCCGCGGTGGCGCACCGGCTCTCCGGGTTCTTCGACCTGCTCGGGCTGCCCCAGCAGGTGCTGCACCCGGTGTCGTTCGCGATCGCGCTGGCGTTCATCACGATGCTGCACGTGCTCGTCGGCGAGATGGTCCCGAAGAACCTCGCGATCGCCGAGCCGGAGCGGCTCGCGCTGTGGCTGGTCCCGGCGCACGTCGCGTGGGTGAAGCTCGCGAACCCGGTGATCTGGTTCCTGAACTTCGTGGCGAACTCGATCCTGCGCCTGGTGAAGGTGGAACCCAAGGACGAGCTGGAGACGGCCTACACGTCCGACGAGCTGGCCGAGCTGCTGAGCGAGTCGCGCCGGGAAGGCCTGCTGGACCAGTCGGAGCACCAGCGGCTCTCGCAGACGCTGTCGTCGGTCGCGAAGACCGTCTCCGACGTGCTGGTGCCGACCGCGCAGCTCACGACCCTCCCTTGTGGACCGACGCTCGGCGACGTCGAGCGCGCGGTGTCCTCCACCGGGTTCTCGCGTTTCCCGGTCTGCACCGACGACGGCACGCTCACCGGCTACATCCACGTGAAGGACGTGCTCGACCTCGTGGGTCAGAGCCCGGACACGAGCGTGCCGGACTCGAAGACGCGCCCGCTCACCGAACTGCGCGCCGACGCGCGGCTGGACGTGGCGCTTTCGGCCATGCGCAAGGAAGGCAGCCACCTCGCGCGGGCGCTCGACGCCGCGGGCCACGCCGTCGGGGTCGTCGCGCTCGAGGACCTCGTCGAGGAGTACGTGGGCACCGTGCGCGACGGCACCCACGTGATGGCATGA